AGCCAAAACCGCCATATTACAATCATCATGTCCTAGCCAAAAAGGAAAATGTTCAATATCCAAAGGGAAAATTACATCAAGACACTTGAAAATCCTGACACTTTTAAAAAGTTTAGACAAGTAGATAGCTGATTCAACTGATGTGTGGCTCTTCAACATAATTAACGCCTGTCCAACTTTGCCCGCAGCTGATGAGAATGGATAGAGAAAATACATTAGATGGAAAGTGTGGGCAACACATTCTATGAGGAAACATAACTTATTTTATCTGCGCCAAATGTTAGAAATATCACTGAAAAAACAGCGCGTCCTTACTCATGTTTGGGCTTCTTTTTCTTCATAGTCTCCTGGAATGGCTTCAACCTGCCCTTCGATGGAGCACCTTTTGGAATAATTGGTATTGGATCCAGAACTTTAGTTGTGAAGGTTTGGCGTGCCCCAGAAAAATATGCCGGCAAAGGACCAAATGATGCTATGTTAGTATTCTCGTCATTCTCACCCTCATCAATAATACTGTTGAGAAATGCCATCACCCTCTCTGATTGCGCTGCGGATTTCGAAGCCTTAAAAAAAGCAACGCTTGCATCGTTACGGAGCTCATGGAAACGATCCATCCGTTCTGACCATTGCTGCGTACTGGCACTCATGTCTGAATCGAAGGCAGGCTTGGCTTTCATCGTCCATCTTTTAGCAACACAACAACTAGGAATGGTGTCTAACCCAACGCACTTCAGAATAGCAAATATATGTGTGCATGGAATATCCTCACTCTCCATCTTCCGGCATTGGCAGTGCACACTCGCTATCACCGAGCCCACATAAACACACCTCACATCAAATCTTACTTGCCTGCGCTCTTTATGAACAACTGCAAACCTCGTCAAACTATCTTCCTTGTTCACCTCCTCGACTTGCCATTTTGATAACCTCACGATCTCCCCCTTAACCTTCTCGAACATTATAGGGGTGTAGATATATGACGCATTTTTCTCCAGTGGGTCAGCTGTTAATTCAGTGAAGGGCACCGTCTGCGAGGCCACGGCATCCATTGCAGCCTCATTCCTTCGCATAACTGAGATGCAATGCTCATGGTGTTGCAGCAAATCAATAAGTCTCATTCTCCTGTCCAGCTGCACATGAAGCGTAGAATTTAGACTTTCGCTCCTTTGATTACTTCTCATGCCCAGGAAGTACCTCCCTTTGGTATAGGCTGCAGACCACTTCTTTCTTAGCTCGTACATCCTGCAGATCCACGTGTCTTTTTCCGTTATCCCATAGTGTTTGTTGAACTGGAGCCAACCTCTCTCAAACTCATCAACCTCGAAAGCACGGTAAATCAATTTTCTAAAGTCGCTGAGCTTCGGGTTCCGAAGGTAGCGTACCATATTTTGTTCGATGTGCCAGCTACACAGCCGATGGTCTGTGTTCGGCCATACCTGCAATATTGCTCTCGCCATTGCATGGTCCCCATCAGTGATCACGGACCTGGGATGGTTCTGGTGCATCGCCTCCAAAAATGAATGGAGCAGCCACTTATATGATGCCACGGTCTCGTCTGATACAATGCCGACCCCAAAGACAACTGTGCTGCGATGGTGGTTCAATCCAATGAATGGGACAAATGGCAAGTTATATTTGTTTACACGGTACGTGCTGTCAAACACAACAACACCACCAAAGGCATCATAGTCCAACCGGGACTGCGCGTCTGACCAAAAAAGGTTCTGCAGATGGCCTTTGCTGTCTGTGCTGTACCTGTAAAAGAATTCAGAATCTCTCTCTTCCTGCGCAGCCATATAGTTCAGCATGTATTGGGCATCAAAACCTTCAATCCTTTGCTTCTTGTACTCAGCAATAAAATTATATAGGTCCCGAGACACACAACCGACTTTGTCATACCCACCATGCTGCTTCTCCATTACGTCCATTATCTGATGTGTGCGTAGACCACCAATACCATACTCAATGGCATCAGCCTTTTGAGGATCATTAAGTCCACGATGAGACCATAAGAAAGGTGTCTGGTCAGGCTTAGTGAATTCATGGTTATGTTGGTCCACAAAGTCCTTGACAAACCATTCACGGGTTTCCATATTGAGCTCGATTTGCAGTTGAGCGTCACATCCACAACGAGAGAGTGCCCTTGGTTTCCTTTTCCGGTTGGACCTTTCAAAGTTTTTCAAGGACCTATATCCTTCTTTGTTGCACATGTACAACCTTTGGATTCTTATGCCTCCCTTGTTTTTCACATTGGCCTTCCTCACGCTGAACCCTTTGGCTTTAGCATATTTGTTATAGAACTCGAAACCTTGTTCCTCGCTTGTGAATGTTTGACTAACCACCATGTAATATTCTTCAATTTCCTCTATGCTGACGTGGTGAGCATCCATGTTGTGTAACTGTCATCCACAAAGAAACTGAATAATGTTATTTAGGCATCTCCAGTGCCAGACTACATCATAAAAAATGTAAATCAAAGTACTTCTGCTACATACACCGGCAAGCAATTCCTGCTCTAGAGAATTATTGATAGCAACTTACAGCTTCTCAAAGAAGAAAAATCATCCTATGAGTTGGTTGTACTACTGTATATCCTTCTGAGGAACAAGATTATTATTAGGAAAGGAATATAATCTCTACTGTACATTCCTCTGAGGAAAGAGCTGATTATTAGGAAAAATATCAGTTTAGTGCAAAGCCTCAGATAATAATCTTTATGTGCAGCTAAGTTTTCTAGTAGTTTGAAAAGTTGTGGTGCTTCTTTGACATGGTTTCCTGAATGACGGATTTGTACAACATTCTGCTATCTGTTAAGATTCAGAGTAACTGGTAGTGCTGTAGACGCTATGCTGTGCTACAATTAGTAGTGTGAACAAAGATTCAGAGTAATTAGTACTAGTTCAGAGGAGATCGACAAGAGTAGCCAAGGACGCACTTACTGGAGTGGCCACCGGAGTCGGCGTAGGCGTACGGCTCGAGCGAAGGCTCGAGCGAagtccgctccggtcgccggcggTCGTCACCCTCCGGCGGCGCCAGGAAAGGCGGACTAGACCCTCGACCGCGGCGTGGCGACGGCGGGAGACTGCGGCTCGAGCGAagtccgctccggtcgccggcggTCGTCACCCTCCGGCGGCGCCAGGAAAGGCGGACTAGACCCTCGACCGCGGCGTGGCGACGGCGGGAGACTGCGGCTCGAGCGAagtccgctccggtcgccggcggTCGTCACCCTCCGGCGGCACCAGGAAAGGCGGACTAGACCCTCGACCGCGGCGTGGCGACGGCGGGAGACTGGTGATGGAGTAGAGGCTTGGAGTGAGGGAGGGAGGAATTAGAGCGGCGGCGGCGTTGGAGAGGAGGTCCCCGGCAATTAGGGCTTGGGTGAAGTTGATTAGTAAACTTTTTATCGGACTAAACTGTCCTTGGGCTAAGAGAAAAAAAATCTAATATAAAGTGCCTAGATTACCCTTGAAATCAACGGTGGATCTGTTCAAATACTAGTCTCTCCGGTGACTAGTAATTTGCACCGTAAAACCCCTCAAGAATGTAGAATGCACTTGTGCACTCGGATCGCCTCCATTGTATCTCACTGGGTCAGCTTGCCCGGATGCAATCCTTCTGCTAACCGTTGTATGCTCCTGTATCGGACGTTCTGAGCCACGCTATGCTGCCATATGCCGTACTCGTACAGAGAAAGCAGTAGCACCACCTACTGCAGTTACTGTGCATATACAAGTACAGTGTGGAACGCGACGGCATGCTACAACGCCTTCCATTTCCAACGTCAAGCGCCACGCTGCCTTGAAAACCAGGAGCAGAAGCTCGATGCACCCTCTTGGTAGCCCATGGAGAGGAATGCGTACTGCAAGAGAAGTCTGGAGTCCGGGCTGAAGTCACTGCAAGGTACTAATCCGACGGCGTGGTCGTCTGGATCTGGATTTTTGGTGAAGATGCGATGCGAggctctttctttctttcttattgtTTCGAAAACAAATCTGGCTGGCGACTCGCGTGCACGGATTCCACTCTTCTTCCTCGGGACCGCCCCCGATTCCCCCTCGACTCGATCTCTTCATTCCCAACACCACTAGCTGGCCAGTAAGAAAAAAACTTACACTAGGCGTACAAGAAATCAGAAGAACAAAAATATCTCCTCGTCAAGGCGAGCGAGTGACTGTTCCTCTCTCTCCAACACAGGCGAGCGGAGGCGAGCGGTTCCACTTCTGCGGCTGGTTAGGAGCGGGCTCTCCTGCTCTCCTCTCGTCGCTTTGGCGGCGGCAGGAGGGTGGGGGAGCCCGGCTCCTTTCGTCTGTAGTAGGTAGGATAGGTTTCTTGCTGTGACGGCGTTCGGGCGGTGTCAACGTCACCACCATGAATAATGTCTTCCGGGCCACCGACTCGCCGGCGTTCCGCGACGACGGCGAGGTGCCGCGGACTTGTTTCTCCACCGTGCTATCAGACCGGTGGACGTAGTTGTTCCAGGCGAGGCCGTCGACGCGACGGCGGAGACCTCGCTTCGGGAGTTTGTTCTTCGGCTCTGTCCGCATCACGTCAGTGTCTTctccggcgccggcgaggagcCGGAAGTTCCTGTTTAGGGGATGATCGGCGTAGCAGCGTCGACTTCGTCCAGGAGGTGGCTCGCCTGAAAGCTAGGCAGTGGAAGAAGGCCGGCGGGTCTGGAGTTTCTCCGGCAGCAGCAACGTTCGTAGACGTCAGGGCCGAGATCCAAGGGCGTGGGGATTTTCCCCGGCCGACGATCCACATCGTCAAGCACGTCGTTGTTCGCGACCACGTCTATTCCGAGGTTCGTAACGCAGCAAGGCTGCCATGGCGCTTTATTGGATCATGGCAAGTAGGTGTCCTGGGTTTCTCTCCTCCGCCGGATGCTATGGCGACGGTGGCGGCTGGTTTCCATGGGCGTGAAGATGGTGGTTACAGGGACCCTCTGCAGATTTTCTTATTCTTGGATTTTCCTGTAATTTTCTTGGTGAGCTCTCTTTTTTGGAATGTTCTAGAGAGATGCCATGTTTTGTGTAAGCTGTTTGCTATTTGAATGGAACTTCGCAATTtcctcaaaaaaaggaaaaaaaaaactccTCATCCTGCTACTACTTCTCTGTTCACACAAGCACAAAAACTGCGTGATCATACGTACGAGCTCTACTCCCAGCGTGCTCGCTGCGGTTGCACCGGTCCGACCTGCAGGACATCCACGTCAATGGCGAACTTGGCCGGCAAGGCGGAAGCTTCCCACGTGCGCTGGGTCAGCGGCCTGCGCATCCTGCCCGCACTGCCACCCGATCACCGTGCTGCCCGAACTTACGTCGACCGACGCCTCGCTCGCGCCGTTCGTACGCACGCACCTTAGTTCTCATTGTGATAACTCACATGTTGGTTAACTGCTGCATGGCAGATCAGCGAGGCCGCGTCGGAGGACGCCATCAAGCACCCCGATACGTACATGCATCACGCCACGTTAATTGTCGAGTTTATTTGGTGATCTCAGGCATTATTTTGTTTAACAATGGATCGACGAAATTACAGCATGCACTCACGCGTTCAGATTGCCGCCATTCCCTTTCTCTTAGCTTGCAACTTCGGTTCACGACACTTCTTCCTCTGCTGACCATTGCCACACTCTTATGCCATCTCGAGGAAGCAATGGTGTAATCTTTTACCTTTTGGCTCTCTAATGTTGAGTAATAGAATATGCTAGGATTTATTCTAACTTGTCTTCTACTTCAAAATGGTCATGAACTCCTAtgtatatgcccacgaggctcaagcaatagaACATCAATTCCGCCAATCTCCCTCTCTATCCTATCAGCCTAACCTCGATCCAAAACCCTAGCCGTTGCCGCCTCTTTCGCAACTCGCTGCCCCAAGGCGGTCGATCTCCATGATCATCACTGAGGGTCACGTTGCCCGTACCTAGAGTTCGTCGGTCCATCGTATTGATCGACTGTCCTAGAGTTTTTTTTCCCGATCCTTTAATCCGGGTTTTCTCCCTCACCAATTGATTGATCGGCGTTCTTTTTTTTTCTGATCTAAGATTGGTTTACAACACCCCACTGTCATTTTTCATCTACACCACGCCTCTACTAAATCATCGACGACTCCATTGACCTCTTCATCTGTGCTGACGCGGCTGCTTGTGCGGTCCTAAGCTGGCTGTCGTCCTGCGTCACGTGGGCCGAGACCACGCCACACGCCATGCGTGGCCGAGATCGTTTTTGGTGCACCTCCGGTGCGCCGGACCGGCTGCTCAGGAGCCATGCGTGTATGTGTAGGCAGCTTGTGTACAATCAGCCTATGCATATACGCATTGCGCACGTTCCGTCCAGCTGCGCCTGCTCATCCGGCCACGCGGACATACGCCGCTGCCCGCGGGCTCGTCCGACCGTACGGATGCACATCGCGGGTGCCTCGTCGTCGGCTCGCGTCTTCTTGATCTCGGTCGCCTCGCGTTCGAACTGATGTGCACTCTGCGCGCAGCCTTCGTAGGATACCGTGAAAATTGTCCTTGAGTACAATGCGTCCCTTCACTGATCGAGTAACAGGTTACCACTGCATCGTTTTGTTGGGCCGCAGAGTCATCACTCTATGGTTCTCTTCACGGCTGCAGGGACAGGCGGGCTGCCGCTGCGTTAAGGTTGTAACTGCGGTTGCACCACACGCGCTGCCATTGCATCGCCCCCTTGGGCCGTAGCGGCACGGCGCACGCTTcacgccgtcgccccgacccgcgcGCTGTCGCTAtgtcgccccttcgggctgtaTCGCGGTCCACTCCGTTGTCCCCACGCGTTGTCTTTTATGTGGTATGCGTCAGACCGCTACCCTAAGCGCGGGAATGTTACTGTCCGCGCACGGTCTTCGCCACGCTGTCTGATTCTTCCTCGCCTATACTTCGAGCACCGCCGACGCGCTCCTCCCTAACGTGGCCCCACAGGCTGCCTCTGGTTCTGCCACCTACTTTGTCATCCACCTCTTCGTCTTCATCATGCACCAGCTCATTGCCAGCTTCGCCGTCATCTTCCACGAGCACTTCATCTACTCCTACAACCAGGGTTGACATCGACACCTTCTACCCCACgtcgattggcgccgcaaccgtcgtcgaatCCTCCTCTGTTGGCCCCTCCGACATGGCATATATATAGCCCGTGCAAGTCCCCGTcgacgcatgcccggtgctggcaacatcgACGCCTGCCTTCGTTCATGACGTATCCCCTGGCCTGGCAAGCCTGGAGCGGTGCCTCGTCAACATCaacttcgtccgtctacgcatgtcCGGTGCTGGCAATACCGACGCGTGTCTTCatctacgatgtgtccccgggcttggcaaacccggcgCGACGCCTCGTCTACACCttcttcttcccggcgcaccacttCCGAGTGCACATGACTAACTTGGCCCATCCTTGCGCCCATGGCTCCATAGTGactacctcgacaccggccaccccgactcgacatcgaccacggcgtccCTCGCATAGCTACCTCAACCatggctacaccaccctacgctctcggctacatcgacatcggcacaatgggctaccgccttgcttgagtaGACTCGTTGGTTTCCACTCTAGTCACGACTTCCACGATGCATTGGCCGTTACGGCTGTGTGGGggatgtccgtcggcttgccttcggattcttcttcaGTATCATCGtttgcgtcgctaccgttgtgactgtgggaagatgttgagtatcgtgattatctAGGAAAATGAGATAGACTATGACAGGAAGACCAAAGAGATAATCAAGGACATTGAACTATTCACCTACTGAAGGACCCGTAACTTCATGTCAATGCTACCACCCAAGTCCTTTAAAAGAAGCAAGCTAGACTTCTATGAGGAAAAGATGAATATTTTGATCCTCGTTTTACTTCTTTTGTCATAGAATTACCCAATATTGTTGTGCATCCTCATAATAAGTAtcgagtatcgtgattattaggaaagttaggatagcgtaggatattattctaccttaacttgtactccaagtaggtcatgtactcctatatatatgcccacaaggctcaagcaatacaacaaacaattccatcaaatccctctctcccttccaatATGGTATCACAACCTAACCgatccaaccctagccgccgcccgctaCTTCCGCTCTGCGCCGCCCCCGAGGCGGTCCGCCTCCATGACCGCCGTCGGGGGCCGCACCGCCCGTACCTAGAGTTCGTCCGCCATCCGGCTGCCCTAGAAAGTCTTTTTCCCCGATCGCTTGATCCGGAtttttctctctctcgccggtcgctTCGATCGGCGTTTTTTTTTTGTTATCCGATCTatagatcggtttgcgtcgcccgccgccgttCATCATCTCAACGTGTCTCTACTTCAACATCAGCATCGACTACACGGGAGCGACCTACACTGCAACGCGTCCGTCCCAGAAGTGGTGGCCGCCCGTACGGTCGGTTGGCCGTCATCCGGCGGCAAGTGGCCCGAGCCCAAGGCCACCCAGGCGCCTCGCGCGGACGTAGCTGGTTGCCCGCGTCCGTACGCTGGCGGCCGCTCGCGTCAGGCCAGCTGCTGCACCTCGTATGGACTGGATAGCATACGCATCTAGGTCTTGCCTGGTCGTGATTACATCACGTGGGGTGTGCTTCTATGCATGCAATGCGTACCGGTCAGGTTGCGGACTGTTGGCTTGTCCAGGCGCGCGGACATGCGCCGCTGCTGCCTAATGGCTGCGGACTTCTCCTGCCACGTACGACCGTGTGCCTCGTCGTCCGGGCATCCGTCTTCACGTCGTTGCCGCTctgtccccgagttcagcgcgccccttcatcaatcgagcaatgggctgccgctgcgtcgcctcaTCGggccccggcgccgccgccccgtggttctccccgTGGCTGCATCGATCTGCGTCGCCGCTacgtcgccccttcgggctgtagcgTCGCGGCAcgtggtctccgccgccgcccTGAGGCCCTTCCCATGGTTGCACCACATCGCGCGTTGCCGCTGCGTCGTCCATTTGGGCCGTAGTGAGCGTGGCACGCGATCCCTGCAACCGTCCTGAGGTTTTCCCCGCTGTCGCCCCGACTAGCCcgccgccgttgcgtcgccccttcgggccgtaacgCTGCGGCCTGCGGTCCACCGCCATACACGCGCGTTGACTTCCATGTGAtatgcgccgcgccgcctcccttgaCGCGGGAAcgtcaccgtccgcgccggtcttcgtcatgctgtcgggttctttttcgcctacttcgagcaccgccgccgcgctccttctctagccgccgctgccgcctccttaggccgccgccgccgctgctcttcttccgcggctccacggcgactacctcgacaccggcAACCCTCAACTCGACACCGACCATGGCGtacttcgcacggctacctcgactacggctacaccacctacgctctcgactacctcgacaaacggcacaaagggctaccgtcttgcttgagcaacctcgtcggtttccgctccagccacgactccgcgatgcatcgaccgttacgactatgGGAGGgtgtgtccgtcggcttgccttcggattcttctccagtctcactgtctgcgtcgctaccgttgtgactgcggggatgttgagtatcgtgattattaagAAAGCTAGGATAGCGTGGGATATTATTCTACCTTAACTTGTATTCCAAGTAGATCATAtacttctatatatatgcccacgaggctaagcaatacaacgaacaatttcatcaaatccctctctcccttccaacAATAAGGAATTCAGTTTGATAGCGTGGGCTTAGGAGGCAACGGGAAGTTTACTGCTACAAGTTTTGAATATCCATCGGCTACTTCAATCACATATGTGAGGTTCGGATCGAGGGCTGAAAACACGGGGGAACCGAGGGGAAAGTTGGGGATCGCCCGGGCTGGCTTACACAAACCCGGTGTGCCAAACATGGTCCCGGGTATTTGGGGGGCTTTTAAGCCCAGGAGGGAAAATCCTCTGTAAATCCCTTCAATCCCTTCCTACTAAACAATCAGGTGGACTCTACCATCCCTCCCTGCAATCTTGGAGTTTATTCTTATACACGTACTCAAGGAAAAAGTGGGATATGAAAACCACATCCGTTTTAGTATTTTTGCAATCGGATCACTGCTCGCTATATAATGTACTGGTTCGTGCTCCACCCTCCACGATACTGAAAGGAAACAACCTTTAGGTTCTGTTCATTTTCTTCAAACTTTACCACATGCTTGAGAGTTCTTTTGTTGTTTTTAGGGAGTTGATGTAGCCGTTGAGGAGTACCACGTACCGCATAGAAGGACCACCGGTGCCGCAGCACGCGCAACGGACGCCGCATCCTGAGCTAACACCATCGCTCCACGTTGGTAGCAAACCCCATGTCCTAGACCGACTTTGTGCGGATGCCACAACAtggactaagagcatctccagccgttgaggCCCTCAGAAGGCATTTTTTTTCGCCGCCTGAGAGGCTGCCGGCGAAGATTTTGGCCGGGGAATGACAATTTTCCCAGCCGTGTCCACCCCCAAGCGAGGCCGCTGCTGCCCCCACTGCACCGCCCCGTCCTTCTAGCAGCGCGTCCTCGCCTCCGATGGCTGCCGCTGCTCGCCACCCGCGCCCTGTTGCTCGCGCCCATGGCCGCGCCCGCGCGCGCCCTCCGTGACCACCGCCGACGAGGACGNNNNNNNNNNNNNNNNNNNNNNNNNNNNNNNNNNNNNNNNNNNNNNNNNNNNNNNNNNNNNNNNNNNNNNNNNNNNNNNNNNNNNNNNNNNNNNNNNNNNNNNNNNNNNNNNNNNNNNNNNNNNNNNNNNNNNNNNNNNNNNNNNNNNNNNNNNNNNNNNNNNNNNNNNNNNNNNNNNNNNNNNNNNNNNNNNNNNNNNNNNNNNNNNNNNNNNNNNNNNNNNNNNNNNNNNNNNNNNNNNNNNNNNNNNNNNNNNNNNNNNNNNNNNNNNNNNNNNNNNNNNNNNNNNNNNNNNNNNNNNNNNNNNNNNNNNNNNNNNNNNNNNNNNNNNNNNNNNNNNNNNNNNNNNNNNNNNNNNNNNNNNNNNNNNNNNNNNNNNNNNNNNNNNNNNNNNNNNNNNNNNNNNNNNNNNNNNNNNNNNNNNNNNNNNNNNNNNNNNNNNNNNNNNNNNNNNNNNNNNNNNNNNNNNNNNNNNNNNNNNNNNNNNNNNNNNNNNNNNNNNNNNNNNNNNCCGAGGAACGCGCGGTCCTCCTCCTCCGTTCGGGCCGCGGCCTCCAGGCGGGTGTCCACGGTCGCGCCCGCTCCGCTCCGCCCGGCCGCCGCGCGCTCCTCCTCTGCCCTGGCCACGCGGACGCTGTCTCGTTCGCTCCCTGGCCTCGCCGTCTCCCGTCCGGACGAGCTCCCGCGGCTCCGGACGATCTCCCGCGGCGTCAGCGACGAGCTGCCACGGCTCCAGACGCGCGCGCGCGAGCAGGCAGGTAGGGCGGCCCCGGCGGCGAGCACGGCGGCAAGCATAGGGCGAGCTGCACGGGTGCGTGGTAAAAAAGACGAGGAGAGAGAGAGCTCGTGTGTCAGGTGAAAAGAGAAAGGAGAGAGGGTGTTTGCGAGGCTGCATGTGGGCCTTTGCATGCAAAAACGAATCGCCGGCGCCCCCAAATGCCCCCCAGGGGTCTGGGTTTGGGGTGGGGTTGCCGGCGGTAAAT
This window of the Triticum aestivum cultivar Chinese Spring chromosome 5D, IWGSC CS RefSeq v2.1, whole genome shotgun sequence genome carries:
- the LOC123123593 gene encoding protein FAR1-RELATED SEQUENCE 5, giving the protein MDAHHVSIEEIEEYYMVVSQTFTSEEQGFEFYNKYAKAKGFSVRKANVKNKGGIRIQRLYMCNKEGYRSLKNFERSNRKRKPRALSRCGCDAQLQIELNMETREWFVKDFVDQHNHEFTKPDQTPFLWSHRGLNDPQKADAIEYGIGGLRTHQIMDVMEKQHGGYDKVGCVSRDLYNFIAEYKKQRIEGFDAQYMLNYMAAQEERDSEFFYRYSTDSKGHLQNLFWSDAQSRLDYDAFGGVVVFDSTYRVNKYNLPFVPFIGLNHHRSTVVFGVGIVSDETVASYKWLLHSFLEAMHQNHPRSVITDGDHAMARAILQVWPNTDHRLCSWHIEQNMVRYLRNPKLSDFRKLIYRAFEVDEFERGWLQFNKHYGITEKDTWICRMYELRKKWSAAYTKGRYFLGMRSNQRSESLNSTLHVQLDRRMRLIDLLQHHEHCISVMRRNEAAMDAVASQTVPFTELTADPLEKNASYIYTPIMFEKVKGEIVRLSKWQVEEVNKEDSLTRFAVVHKERRQVRFDVRCVYVGSVIASVHCQCRKMESEDIPCTHIFAILKCVGLDTIPSCCVAKRWTMKAKPAFDSDMSASTQQWSERMDRFHELRNDASVAFFKASKSAAQSERVMAFLNSIIDEGENDENTNIASFGPLPAYFSGARQTFTTKVLDPIPIIPKGAPSKGRLKPFQETMKKKKPKHDCGQSWTGVNYVEEPHIS